A genome region from Oryzias latipes chromosome 2, ASM223467v1 includes the following:
- the LOC101169587 gene encoding glycogenin-1 isoform X1, whose product MPADEAFVTLVTSDSYCQGAEVVARSLRRHGTTRPVVVMVTPNVSEQRRFSLHSDFDEVVLVDPLPSQNPSPSPWRCPELSLTKIQCWTLTQFRKCVFLEADTLVLSNVDELFQREELSAAPDPAWPDCFNSGVFVFTPSLHTHSRLLQHAEQHAEQHAGVDGADQVLLNSFFSSWPLQNLHHRLPFVYNLISSCCYSYLPAFTQFGHHAKIVHFTGALKPWSRQREAAPPDPLERFWSLWWKEHLSRSAEGQPGRRAENQQIPEQRAEVPVQERLDTCSSLLPHFTAPLQNLDPDPQLTPSTEAPQPPEGAGCSERPEDPPPAVEEAEDGASPPQGAAETQELQHRRRWEAGQADYLGRDAFQNIQKMLDRFLD is encoded by the exons CCGACGAGGCGTTTGTGACTCTGGTCACCTCAGACTCCTACTGCCAGGGCGCCGAAGTTGTGGCTCGCAGTTTACGGCGCCACGGTACGACGCGGCCCGTCGTTGTCATGGTTACCCCAAACGTCTCTGAGCAGCGGAG GTTCTCCCTGCACTCCGACTTTGACGAGGTTGTCCTGGTGGACCCCCTCCCCAGCCAGAACCCCTCCCCGTCTCCATGGAGATGTCCCGAGCTCAGCCTCACCAAGATCCAGTGCTGGACCCTGACTCAGTTCAGGAAATGTGTCTTCCTGGAAGCAGACACGCTG GTTCTGAGTAACGTGGACGAGCTTTTCCAGAGGGAGGAGCTATCGGCTGCTCCCGACCCCGCTTGGCCGGACTGCTTCAACTCCGGCGTGTTCGTCTTCACGCCGTCCCTCCACACCCACTCCAGGCTGCTGCAGCACGCCGAGCAGCACGCCGAGCAGCACGCCGGCGTGGACG GAGCAGACCAGGTTCTCCTGAACTCCTTCTTCTCCAGCTGGCCCCTGCAGAACCTCCACCACCGCCTGCCGTTCGTCTACAACCTGATCTCCAGCTGCTGCTACAGCTACCTGCCAGCCTTCACCCA GTTCGGCCACCATGCCAAGATAGTCCACTTCACAGGAGCCCTGAAGCCGTGGAGCCGGCAGAGGGAGGCCGCCCCCCCAGACCCCTTGGAGAGGTTCTGGTCCCTGTGGTGGAAGGAACATCTCAGCCGTTCTGCAGAGGGGCAGCCCGGCAGGAGAGCAGAGAACCAGCAG ATCCCGGAGCAGCGCGCTGAGGTTCCTGTCCAAGAACGCCTGGACACCTGCAGCTCTCTGCTGCCACACTTTACTGCCCCGCTCCAGAACCTGGACCCGGACCCCCAGTTG ACCCCCTCCACAGAGGCCCCCCAGCCACCAGAGGGGGCGGGATGCTCGGAGAGACCAGAGGATCCACCTCCAGCTGTGGAGGAAGCAGAAGATGGAGCTTCTCCGCCT cagggggcagcagagacGCAGGAGCTGCAGCACCGCAGGCGCTGGGAGGCCGGACAGGCCGACTACCTGGGCAGAGATGCCTTCCAGAACATCCAGAAGATGCTGGACCGCTTCCTGGACTAG
- the LOC101169587 gene encoding glycogenin-2 isoform X4, translating to MPADEAFVTLVTSDSYCQGAEVVARSLRRHGTTRPVVVMVTPNVSEQRRFSLHSDFDEVVLVDPLPSQNPSPSPWRCPELSLTKIQCWTLTQFRKCVFLEADTLVLSNVDELFQREELSAAPDPAWPDCFNSGVFVFTPSLHTHSRLLQHAEQHAEQHAGVDGADQVLLNSFFSSWPLQNLHHRLPFVYNLISSCCYSYLPAFTQFGHHAKIVHFTGALKPWSRQREAAPPDPLERFWSLWWKEHLSRSAEGQPGRRAENQQIPEQRAEVPVQERLDTCSSLLPHFTAPLQNLDPDPQLRTGE from the exons CCGACGAGGCGTTTGTGACTCTGGTCACCTCAGACTCCTACTGCCAGGGCGCCGAAGTTGTGGCTCGCAGTTTACGGCGCCACGGTACGACGCGGCCCGTCGTTGTCATGGTTACCCCAAACGTCTCTGAGCAGCGGAG GTTCTCCCTGCACTCCGACTTTGACGAGGTTGTCCTGGTGGACCCCCTCCCCAGCCAGAACCCCTCCCCGTCTCCATGGAGATGTCCCGAGCTCAGCCTCACCAAGATCCAGTGCTGGACCCTGACTCAGTTCAGGAAATGTGTCTTCCTGGAAGCAGACACGCTG GTTCTGAGTAACGTGGACGAGCTTTTCCAGAGGGAGGAGCTATCGGCTGCTCCCGACCCCGCTTGGCCGGACTGCTTCAACTCCGGCGTGTTCGTCTTCACGCCGTCCCTCCACACCCACTCCAGGCTGCTGCAGCACGCCGAGCAGCACGCCGAGCAGCACGCCGGCGTGGACG GAGCAGACCAGGTTCTCCTGAACTCCTTCTTCTCCAGCTGGCCCCTGCAGAACCTCCACCACCGCCTGCCGTTCGTCTACAACCTGATCTCCAGCTGCTGCTACAGCTACCTGCCAGCCTTCACCCA GTTCGGCCACCATGCCAAGATAGTCCACTTCACAGGAGCCCTGAAGCCGTGGAGCCGGCAGAGGGAGGCCGCCCCCCCAGACCCCTTGGAGAGGTTCTGGTCCCTGTGGTGGAAGGAACATCTCAGCCGTTCTGCAGAGGGGCAGCCCGGCAGGAGAGCAGAGAACCAGCAG ATCCCGGAGCAGCGCGCTGAGGTTCCTGTCCAAGAACGCCTGGACACCTGCAGCTCTCTGCTGCCACACTTTACTGCCCCGCTCCAGAACCTGGACCCGGACCCCCAGTTG AGAACAGGTGAATAA
- the LOC101169587 gene encoding glycogenin-1 isoform X3 — MVTPNVSEQRRFSLHSDFDEVVLVDPLPSQNPSPSPWRCPELSLTKIQCWTLTQFRKCVFLEADTLVLSNVDELFQREELSAAPDPAWPDCFNSGVFVFTPSLHTHSRLLQHAEQHAEQHAGVDGADQVLLNSFFSSWPLQNLHHRLPFVYNLISSCCYSYLPAFTQFGHHAKIVHFTGALKPWSRQREAAPPDPLERFWSLWWKEHLSRSAEGQPGRRAENQQIPEQRAEVPVQERLDTCSSLLPHFTAPLQNLDPDPQLTPSTEAPQPPEGAGCSERPEDPPPAVEEAEDGASPPQGAAETQELQHRRRWEAGQADYLGRDAFQNIQKMLDRFLD; from the exons ATGGTTACCCCAAACGTCTCTGAGCAGCGGAG GTTCTCCCTGCACTCCGACTTTGACGAGGTTGTCCTGGTGGACCCCCTCCCCAGCCAGAACCCCTCCCCGTCTCCATGGAGATGTCCCGAGCTCAGCCTCACCAAGATCCAGTGCTGGACCCTGACTCAGTTCAGGAAATGTGTCTTCCTGGAAGCAGACACGCTG GTTCTGAGTAACGTGGACGAGCTTTTCCAGAGGGAGGAGCTATCGGCTGCTCCCGACCCCGCTTGGCCGGACTGCTTCAACTCCGGCGTGTTCGTCTTCACGCCGTCCCTCCACACCCACTCCAGGCTGCTGCAGCACGCCGAGCAGCACGCCGAGCAGCACGCCGGCGTGGACG GAGCAGACCAGGTTCTCCTGAACTCCTTCTTCTCCAGCTGGCCCCTGCAGAACCTCCACCACCGCCTGCCGTTCGTCTACAACCTGATCTCCAGCTGCTGCTACAGCTACCTGCCAGCCTTCACCCA GTTCGGCCACCATGCCAAGATAGTCCACTTCACAGGAGCCCTGAAGCCGTGGAGCCGGCAGAGGGAGGCCGCCCCCCCAGACCCCTTGGAGAGGTTCTGGTCCCTGTGGTGGAAGGAACATCTCAGCCGTTCTGCAGAGGGGCAGCCCGGCAGGAGAGCAGAGAACCAGCAG ATCCCGGAGCAGCGCGCTGAGGTTCCTGTCCAAGAACGCCTGGACACCTGCAGCTCTCTGCTGCCACACTTTACTGCCCCGCTCCAGAACCTGGACCCGGACCCCCAGTTG ACCCCCTCCACAGAGGCCCCCCAGCCACCAGAGGGGGCGGGATGCTCGGAGAGACCAGAGGATCCACCTCCAGCTGTGGAGGAAGCAGAAGATGGAGCTTCTCCGCCT cagggggcagcagagacGCAGGAGCTGCAGCACCGCAGGCGCTGGGAGGCCGGACAGGCCGACTACCTGGGCAGAGATGCCTTCCAGAACATCCAGAAGATGCTGGACCGCTTCCTGGACTAG
- the LOC101169587 gene encoding glycogenin-1 isoform X2, which produces MPADEAFVTLVTSDSYCQGAEVVARSLRRHGTTRPVVVMVTPNVSEQRRFSLHSDFDEVVLVDPLPSQNPSPSPWRCPELSLTKIQCWTLTQFRKCVFLEADTLVLSNVDELFQREELSAAPDPAWPDCFNSGVFVFTPSLHTHSRLLQHAEQHAEQHAGVDGADQVLLNSFFSSWPLQNLHHRLPFVYNLISSCCYSYLPAFTQFGHHAKIVHFTGALKPWSRQREAAPPDPLERFWSLWWKEHLSRSAEGQPGRRAENQQIPEQRAEVPVQERLDTCSSLLPHFTAPLQNLDPDPQLTPSTEAPQPPEGAGCSERPEDPPPAVEEAEDGASPPGAAETQELQHRRRWEAGQADYLGRDAFQNIQKMLDRFLD; this is translated from the exons CCGACGAGGCGTTTGTGACTCTGGTCACCTCAGACTCCTACTGCCAGGGCGCCGAAGTTGTGGCTCGCAGTTTACGGCGCCACGGTACGACGCGGCCCGTCGTTGTCATGGTTACCCCAAACGTCTCTGAGCAGCGGAG GTTCTCCCTGCACTCCGACTTTGACGAGGTTGTCCTGGTGGACCCCCTCCCCAGCCAGAACCCCTCCCCGTCTCCATGGAGATGTCCCGAGCTCAGCCTCACCAAGATCCAGTGCTGGACCCTGACTCAGTTCAGGAAATGTGTCTTCCTGGAAGCAGACACGCTG GTTCTGAGTAACGTGGACGAGCTTTTCCAGAGGGAGGAGCTATCGGCTGCTCCCGACCCCGCTTGGCCGGACTGCTTCAACTCCGGCGTGTTCGTCTTCACGCCGTCCCTCCACACCCACTCCAGGCTGCTGCAGCACGCCGAGCAGCACGCCGAGCAGCACGCCGGCGTGGACG GAGCAGACCAGGTTCTCCTGAACTCCTTCTTCTCCAGCTGGCCCCTGCAGAACCTCCACCACCGCCTGCCGTTCGTCTACAACCTGATCTCCAGCTGCTGCTACAGCTACCTGCCAGCCTTCACCCA GTTCGGCCACCATGCCAAGATAGTCCACTTCACAGGAGCCCTGAAGCCGTGGAGCCGGCAGAGGGAGGCCGCCCCCCCAGACCCCTTGGAGAGGTTCTGGTCCCTGTGGTGGAAGGAACATCTCAGCCGTTCTGCAGAGGGGCAGCCCGGCAGGAGAGCAGAGAACCAGCAG ATCCCGGAGCAGCGCGCTGAGGTTCCTGTCCAAGAACGCCTGGACACCTGCAGCTCTCTGCTGCCACACTTTACTGCCCCGCTCCAGAACCTGGACCCGGACCCCCAGTTG ACCCCCTCCACAGAGGCCCCCCAGCCACCAGAGGGGGCGGGATGCTCGGAGAGACCAGAGGATCCACCTCCAGCTGTGGAGGAAGCAGAAGATGGAGCTTCTCCGCCT ggggcagcagagacGCAGGAGCTGCAGCACCGCAGGCGCTGGGAGGCCGGACAGGCCGACTACCTGGGCAGAGATGCCTTCCAGAACATCCAGAAGATGCTGGACCGCTTCCTGGACTAG